Proteins encoded within one genomic window of Orcinus orca chromosome 21, mOrcOrc1.1, whole genome shotgun sequence:
- the MBOAT4 gene encoding ghrelin O-acyltransferase, whose translation MMDWLQLFFLHPVSLYQGAAFPFALLFNYLCIMDSFSTHARYLFLLVVGGALAVAAMGSFAVLVFIPALCTVVLIYSLGPQDVHRLTFLFQMSWQTLCHLGLHYTEYYLQEAPSTRFCVTLSSLMLLTQRVTSLSLDIREGKVAAAAAGGGIRNRSSLSERLWGALPYFSYLLFFPALLGGPLCSFQRFQARVQGPSSLYPRHSFWALTRRGLQILGLECLKVVVRRAVSAGAGLTDCRQLQCVYVTWSTAGLLKLTYYSHWLLDDSLLYAAGFGSEFGQSPGEEGYIPDADIWTLETTHRIALFTRKWNQSTARWLRRLVFQQGRTWPLLQTFVFSAWWHGLHPGQVFGFLCWAVMVEADYLIHTFANVFIRSGPMRVLYRTLTWAHTQLILAYIMLAVEVRSLSSLWLLWNSYNSVFPTVYCILLFVLAKRKHKFN comes from the exons ATGATGGATTGGCTTCAGCTGTTCTTCCTCCATCCTGTATCACTTTATCAAGGGGCTGCTTTTCCTTTTGCGCTTCTCTTTAATTATCTCTGCATTATGGATTCATTTTCCACTCATGCCAG GTACCTGTTCCTCCTGGTGGTAGGAGGAGCCCTGGCAGTAGCCGCCATGGGTTCCTTCGCTGTGCTGGTCTTCATCCCCGCTCTGTGCACCGTGGTCCTGATCTACTCGCTGGGCCCCCAGGACGTCCACAGGCTGACTTTCCTCTTTCAGATGAGCTGGCAGACGCTGTGCCACCTGGGTCTGCACTATACGGAGTATTATCTGCAAGAAGCTCCTTCCACGAG gTTCTGCGTCACTCTTTCTTCCCTCATGCTCTTGACCCAGAGGGTCACATCCCTGTCTCTGGACATTCGTGAGGGgaaagtggcagcagcagcagcaggaggaggCATCAGGAACAGGAGCTCTTTGTCTGAGCGTCTGTGGGGAGCTCTGCCCTATTTCAGctacttgctttttttccctgctCTCCTAGGAGGCCCCCTGTGTTCCTTCCAGAGATTTCAGGCTCGTGTTCAAGGGCCCAGCAGTTTGTATCCCAGGCACTCTTTCTGGGCTCTGACCCGGAGGGGTCTGCAGATTCTGGGACTAGAGTGTCTGAAGGTCGTGGTGAGGCGGGCGGTGAGCGCAGGGGCAGGACTGACGGACTGCCGGCAACTGCAGTGCGTCTATGTCACGTGGTCCACTGCCGGGCTCCTCAAACTCACCTACTACTCCCACTGGCTCCTGGATGACTCCCTCCTCTACGCAGCGGGCTTTGGATCTGAGTTTGGTCAGAGCCCCGGTGAGGAGGGATACATCCCTGATGCGGACATTTGGACGCTGGAAACAACCCACAGGATAGCTCTGTTCACCAGAAAGTGGAACCAGAGCACAGCTCGGTGGCTCCGACGCCTCGTTTTCCAGCAGGGCAGGACCTGGCCCTTGTTGCAGACGTTCGTCTTCTCGGCTTGGTGGCACGGACTCCACCCGGGACAGGTGTTTGGTTTCCTCTGCTGGGCTGTGATGGTGGAAGCCGACTACCTGATTCACACCTTTGCCAATGTGTTCATCAGATCCGGGCCGATGCGGGTGCTCTACAGAACTCTCACCTGGGCCCACACCCAGCTCATCCTTGCCTACATAATGCTGGCCGTGGAGGTCCGGAGCCTCTCCTCTCTCTGGCTGCTGTGGAATTCTTACAACAGCGTCTTTCCCACGGTGTattgtattttgctttttgttttagcGAAGAGAAAGCATAAATTTAACTGA
- the LEPROTL1 gene encoding leptin receptor overlapping transcript-like 1 has translation MAGIKALISLSFGGAIGLMFLMLGCALPIYNQYWPLFVLFFYILSPIPYCIARRLVDDTDAMSNACKELAIFLTTGIVVSAFGLPIVFARAHLIEWGACALVLTGNTVIFATILGFFLVFGSNDDFSWQQW, from the exons CTTTGATTAGTTTGTCCTTTGGAGGAGCAATTGGGCTGATGTTTTTGATGCTTGGATGTGCCCTTCCAATATACAA ccaATACTGGCctctctttgttctgtttttttacaTCCTTTCACCTATTCCATACTGCATAGCAAGAAGATTAGTGGATGATACGGATGCTATGAGTAACGCCTGTAAGGAACTGGCCATATTTCTTACAACAGGCATCGTGGTCTCAGCTTTTGGACTCCCTATTGTATTTGCCAGAGCACACCTG ATCGAGTGGGGAGCTTGTGCACTTGTCCTCACCGGAAACACTGTCATCTTTGCAACTATCCTGGGCTTTTTCTTGGTCTTTGGCAGCAATGATGACTTCAGCTGGCAGCAGTGGTGA